The DNA window ATCGATCCTGCGCGCTTCAGGGACTGCCTGCCCGTGCTGCGACGCGCCTTCTCCCGGCTCGGCGCCACGGAACGACGATACCTGCTGGAGAACGTGCTCGCCGCACGGCGCATCGCCGATCACGCGCAGGCGGCGCAGGCCGTCCTCGCGGAGCAAGACAGGCAACGGATCGAGGAGATGGGGGAGGATCTATCCAAAGCCATGGACGACCTGGACGACCTGCTATGAGCACGGACGACCTGACACCGGAGGACCGACAGGCGCTGCTCCGCTGGCGGCTGGCGCTGGGCTCGGAGGCGGAGCGCACGAGCAGCCGGTTCGCACTGACGGGCCTGACCGAGGAGGCCGGTGGCGTGGGGCTCGAACCGGGACGTCTGGGCGATCTCGATCAGGCCCTGTCGTTCGTCTACGAGGCCAAGGAGGGCGGCCTCGGCGCGTCACGCCCGTACATCCCGAAGTGGCTGGCCGCCGTGCGTGAGCTGTTCAGCCACGAGGTGGTGGCGCTGGTGCAGAAGGACGCGATCGAAAAGAAGGGTCTGACCCAGCTCCTCTTCGAGCCGGAGACGTTGCCGCTGCTCGAAAAAAACGTCGAGCTGGTGGCCACGCTGATGAGCGCGCGCGGACTCATCCCGGATCGGGCACGGGAAGCGGCGCGACAGATCGTGCGCGAGGTGGTCGAGGAGATCCGGAAGACGCTCGAAAACGAGATCCGCACCACCGTGGTCGGTGCGCTGCGGCGGAACACGACGAGCCCGCTGCGGGTGATGCGCAACCTCGACTGGAAACGCACCATCCAGAAGAACCTCAAGGGATGGGACACGGCGCGCAAGCGCCTGGTCCCCGAGCGGCTCTACTTCTGGGCGAACCAGCAGAGGCGGCACGAGTGGGACGTGGCCGTCGTCGTCGATCAGTCGGCGTCGATGGGAGAGAGCGTCGTCTACAGCTCGATCATGGCCGCGATCTTCGCGTCGCTCGAGGTGCTGAAGACGCGGCTCCTGTTCTTCGACACCGAGGTCGTGGATGTGACGCACCTGCTCGTCGACCCGGTCGAGGTGATCTTCACCGCCCGTCTCGGCGGGGGCACGGACATCAACCGCGCCGTGGCCTATGCGCAGCAGAACTTCGTCGAGCGACCCGACAAGACGCTGTTCATTCTGATCACCGATCTCTACGAGGGGGGCAACGCGACGGAGCTGCTGGGGCGGCTCCAGCAGCTCGTCGACAGTCGGGTGAAGGTGCTCTGCTTGCTCGCGCTCACCGACAGCGGCACCCCTTCGTACGACCACGAGATGGCCCGCAAGCTCACCACGCTGGGGA is part of the Chondromyces crocatus genome and encodes:
- a CDS encoding VWA domain-containing protein, whose amino-acid sequence is MSTDDLTPEDRQALLRWRLALGSEAERTSSRFALTGLTEEAGGVGLEPGRLGDLDQALSFVYEAKEGGLGASRPYIPKWLAAVRELFSHEVVALVQKDAIEKKGLTQLLFEPETLPLLEKNVELVATLMSARGLIPDRAREAARQIVREVVEEIRKTLENEIRTTVVGALRRNTTSPLRVMRNLDWKRTIQKNLKGWDTARKRLVPERLYFWANQQRRHEWDVAVVVDQSASMGESVVYSSIMAAIFASLEVLKTRLLFFDTEVVDVTHLLVDPVEVIFTARLGGGTDINRAVAYAQQNFVERPDKTLFILITDLYEGGNATELLGRLQQLVDSRVKVLCLLALTDSGTPSYDHEMARKLTTLGIPCFGCTPKLLVRVMERVMKGQDLSTLVAQEAK